The following proteins come from a genomic window of Terriglobia bacterium:
- a CDS encoding ATP-binding cassette domain-containing protein — protein LDGRPIEGLDEDSLADLRRDRLGFVFQNFNLVPVFTVAENVEFPLMLKGVPASARRRRARSLLARVGLAARAEARPDLLSGGERQRVAIARALANEPDVVLADEPTASLDTRTSDGILHLVGELNRERGVAFVVATHDPRVVARAGRVVTLEDGSVVGSA, from the coding sequence CTCGACGGCCGTCCGATCGAAGGCCTGGACGAAGACTCGTTGGCGGACCTCCGCCGCGATCGTCTCGGCTTCGTCTTCCAGAACTTCAACCTCGTGCCGGTGTTCACGGTCGCGGAGAACGTGGAGTTCCCGTTGATGCTCAAGGGCGTGCCCGCGAGCGCGAGGCGCCGACGGGCCCGGAGCCTGCTCGCTCGGGTGGGACTCGCCGCGCGGGCAGAGGCCCGGCCGGACCTGCTCTCGGGAGGCGAGCGCCAACGGGTCGCCATCGCTCGCGCGCTCGCGAACGAGCCCGACGTGGTCCTGGCGGACGAGCCCACGGCGAGCCTCGACACGCGGACGTCCGATGGGATCCTCCACCTCGTGGGGGAGCTCAACCGGGAGCGCGGCGTGGCCTTCGTCGTGGCGACGCACGATCCGAGGGTGGTGGCGAGGGCCGGCCGCGTCGTGACCCTCGAGGACGGAAGCGTCGTGGGGTCGGCATGA